A window from Cellulomonas sp. C5510 encodes these proteins:
- a CDS encoding alpha/beta hydrolase, translating into MTTDAASTAIRSLTVLPAHREDVELHTADGLTLVGELALPVHPDGTPKTPAATLVTLHPLPTHGGYMDSHVLRKAAWRLPALADIAVLRFNTRGTSSPRGTSQGAFDEGRSEKLDVHAAIELAEFRDLPHPWLVGWSFGTELALMHGLDPVVEGAVLLSPPLHRATDADLDAWDADGKPLVVLVPEHDDYLRPAEARERFARVHQAEVIGVDGAKHLWVGEAYVRRVLDEVVRHVRPGFPVPLPTTWDGPSEQAATGNAPEEDA; encoded by the coding sequence ATGACCACCGACGCCGCCTCCACCGCCATCCGCTCGCTGACCGTCCTGCCCGCGCACCGCGAGGACGTCGAGCTGCACACCGCCGACGGCCTGACGCTCGTCGGCGAGCTCGCCCTCCCCGTCCACCCCGACGGGACGCCGAAGACCCCGGCCGCGACGCTGGTCACGCTGCACCCGCTGCCGACGCACGGCGGGTACATGGACTCGCACGTGCTGCGCAAGGCGGCCTGGCGGCTGCCGGCGCTCGCCGACATCGCGGTGCTGCGGTTCAACACCCGCGGCACGTCCAGCCCGCGGGGCACCTCGCAGGGGGCGTTCGACGAGGGGCGGTCGGAGAAGCTCGACGTGCACGCCGCCATCGAGCTCGCCGAGTTCCGCGACCTCCCGCACCCCTGGCTCGTCGGGTGGTCCTTCGGCACCGAGCTCGCACTCATGCACGGCCTCGACCCGGTCGTCGAGGGCGCCGTGCTGCTGTCCCCGCCGCTGCACCGCGCCACCGACGCGGACCTCGACGCCTGGGACGCCGACGGCAAGCCGCTCGTCGTCCTGGTGCCCGAGCACGACGACTACCTGCGCCCCGCCGAGGCCCGCGAGCGGTTCGCGCGCGTGCACCAGGCCGAGGTGATCGGCGTCGACGGCGCGAAGCACCTGTGGGTGGGGGAGGCGTACGTCCGCCGCGTGCTCGACGAGGTCGTCCGGCACGTCCGGCCCGGCTTCCCCGTGCCCCTGCCGACCACCTGGGACGGCCCGAGCGAGCAGGCCGCCACCGGGAACGCCCCCGAGGAGGACGCATGA
- a CDS encoding alpha/beta fold hydrolase has product MTHTPHATAVVHALRPGTGLPLVLLHAFPLDHRMWADVAALLPAAPHGAATQPVLALDLPGLGAAQGVPLPAPSLDASADAVAAALAEAGHDRAVVAGLSMGGYVALALLERHPGLVAGIGLLDTKVGADSDEARANRLRVADAVESSGTVDAVLPMAEALLGEAARGRGVADRVRAWIEAQPPAGVAWSQRAMAARPDRASQLAELAGPALVLVGEEDQPTPVAEARRTADLLGVEPVVVPGAGHLTAVESPDAVAAALGELLGRAAAGR; this is encoded by the coding sequence ATGACGCACACCCCGCACGCGACCGCCGTCGTCCACGCGCTGCGACCCGGGACCGGGCTGCCGCTGGTGCTGCTGCACGCCTTCCCGCTCGACCACCGGATGTGGGCCGACGTCGCCGCGCTCCTGCCCGCAGCGCCGCACGGCGCAGCCACGCAGCCCGTGCTCGCGCTCGACCTGCCGGGGCTCGGCGCCGCGCAGGGGGTGCCGCTGCCCGCGCCGTCGCTCGACGCGTCCGCCGACGCCGTCGCCGCGGCGCTCGCGGAGGCCGGCCACGACCGCGCCGTCGTGGCCGGTCTGTCCATGGGCGGCTACGTGGCCCTGGCGCTGCTCGAGCGGCACCCCGGCCTCGTCGCCGGGATCGGGCTGCTCGACACGAAGGTCGGCGCCGACTCCGACGAGGCACGGGCGAACCGGCTGCGCGTCGCCGACGCCGTCGAGTCGTCCGGGACGGTCGACGCGGTGCTCCCCATGGCCGAGGCCTTGCTCGGGGAGGCCGCCCGGGGTCGCGGGGTGGCGGACCGCGTGCGCGCGTGGATCGAGGCCCAGCCGCCCGCCGGCGTCGCGTGGTCGCAGCGGGCGATGGCCGCACGGCCCGACCGGGCGTCGCAGCTCGCGGAGCTCGCCGGGCCGGCCCTGGTGCTCGTCGGCGAGGAGGACCAGCCGACGCCCGTGGCCGAGGCGCGTCGCACCGCGGACCTGCTCGGCGTCGAGCCCGTCGTCGTCCCGGGCGCCGGGCACCTCACGGCGGTCGAGAGCCCGGACGCGGTCGCGGCCGCCCTCGGGGAGCTGCTCGGACGGGCGGCCGCCGGGCGCTGA
- a CDS encoding tetratricopeptide repeat protein — protein MSQNPAHQPRLDVRGAVDLSGLGRPATPAPGTPGGLPTPGPYVTDVDTEGFPALVQSSTQHPVVVLLWASWSEASINLARDLGALADEYGGRLLLARIDSEANPQVAAAFQAQSVPSVVAVLAGQPLPLFQGVPQLEQVRGVLDQVLEAAAANGVTGTVAPRADAPEVPAEPEEPPLPPLHQAAYDAIERDDLPAAAAAYEQALRENPRDEMARAGLAQVGLLSRTRDADLATVRKAAADAPGDVDAQLAVADVDVLGGQVEDAFARLVDTVRVTSGPERERVRVRLVELFDVVGTEDPRVAAARRALASALY, from the coding sequence ATGAGCCAGAACCCGGCCCACCAGCCGCGCCTCGACGTGCGGGGCGCGGTCGACCTGTCCGGTCTCGGCCGACCCGCGACCCCGGCCCCCGGGACCCCCGGCGGACTGCCGACGCCCGGCCCGTACGTGACGGACGTGGACACCGAGGGCTTCCCGGCCCTGGTGCAGTCCTCGACGCAGCACCCGGTGGTCGTGCTGCTGTGGGCGTCGTGGAGCGAGGCGAGCATCAACCTGGCGCGCGACCTGGGTGCGCTCGCGGACGAGTACGGCGGCCGGCTCCTGCTGGCCCGCATCGACTCGGAGGCGAACCCTCAGGTCGCGGCGGCCTTCCAGGCGCAGTCGGTGCCCTCGGTGGTCGCGGTCCTCGCAGGCCAGCCGCTGCCGCTGTTCCAGGGGGTGCCGCAGCTGGAGCAGGTGCGGGGGGTGCTGGACCAGGTGCTCGAAGCCGCTGCGGCGAACGGTGTGACCGGCACGGTCGCGCCGCGCGCGGACGCCCCCGAGGTCCCCGCCGAGCCGGAGGAGCCGCCGCTGCCGCCCCTGCACCAGGCCGCGTACGACGCCATCGAGCGCGACGACCTCCCCGCTGCCGCGGCGGCGTACGAGCAGGCGCTGCGGGAGAACCCGCGGGACGAGATGGCCCGGGCCGGGCTCGCGCAGGTGGGGCTGCTCTCGCGGACCCGGGACGCGGACCTGGCGACGGTGCGCAAGGCGGCGGCCGACGCGCCCGGTGACGTCGACGCCCAGCTCGCCGTGGCCGACGTCGACGTGCTCGGAGGCCAGGTCGAGGACGCGTTCGCGCGCCTGGTGGACACCGTGCGCGTGACGTCGGGACCCGAGCGGGAGCGTGTGCGCGTGCGGCTGGTCGAGCTGTTCGACGTCGTCGGGACCGAGGACCCGCGCGTGGCAGCCGCCCGTCGCGCGCTGGCGAGCGCCCTGTACTGA